Proteins encoded together in one Microbacterium oxydans window:
- a CDS encoding peptidoglycan-binding protein has product MLFHVDNQGVFLFTGKIPAWRSFESYMSDGPDVKQLEENLQALGYFGYTPDEDFTWDTVEAIYDWQEATGQEETGKIELGRVVFSAAASVRVAEVLASVGDGIGPGTPVLKLSSLVQEVTADLKLADQKLAVMDAVVEVQLPGGVTTTGKITGVGQPTERESNGQKTVVIPITIALDNTEDAKGIQKANVSVDVPSETRENVLSVPLEALIALPGGGFGVQVVDAEGDVSQVPVTTGLFAGGRVEISGDDIAAGVEVVVPDA; this is encoded by the coding sequence GTGCTGTTCCACGTCGACAACCAGGGTGTCTTCCTGTTCACGGGAAAGATCCCCGCCTGGCGCAGCTTCGAGAGCTACATGTCGGACGGACCGGATGTGAAGCAGCTCGAAGAAAACCTGCAAGCGCTCGGCTACTTCGGATACACCCCGGACGAGGACTTCACGTGGGACACGGTCGAGGCCATCTACGACTGGCAGGAAGCCACCGGCCAGGAAGAGACCGGGAAGATCGAACTCGGTCGGGTGGTGTTCTCCGCGGCAGCCAGCGTGCGCGTCGCCGAGGTGCTGGCCTCGGTCGGTGACGGCATCGGCCCCGGGACGCCTGTCCTCAAGCTGTCCTCTCTCGTGCAGGAGGTGACGGCAGATCTGAAGCTCGCTGACCAGAAGCTTGCGGTGATGGATGCCGTCGTCGAGGTGCAGCTTCCCGGCGGTGTGACGACCACCGGCAAGATCACGGGGGTCGGACAGCCGACCGAGCGTGAGAGCAACGGGCAGAAGACGGTCGTCATCCCGATCACCATCGCCCTCGACAACACCGAAGACGCGAAGGGGATCCAGAAGGCGAACGTGTCGGTCGATGTGCCGTCGGAGACGAGGGAGAACGTTCTCTCGGTGCCGCTGGAAGCGCTGATCGCGCTGCCCGGTGGAGGCTTCGGTGTGCAGGTCGTCGATGCCGAGGGCGACGTCTCTCAGGTGCCGGTGACCACGGGATTGTTCGCCGGCGGACGTGTGGAGATCTCCGGAGACGACATCGCCGCCGGAGTCGAAGTGGTGGTGCCGGACGCATGA
- a CDS encoding ABC transporter ATP-binding protein, whose amino-acid sequence MIPIIELRGAERAYGEPPVRACDGVDLEVHAGELVAIVGPSGSGKSTLLNLIGTLDRPTGGTVRIGGADVQTLSDQDLSALRGHQIGFVFQQFHLSDGVTAVDNVADGLLYLGTPRHLRRERARHALDRVGLGHRHDHKPHQLSGGERQRVAIARALVGDPILLLADEPTGNLDSESGAAIVELLKKLNAQGATVVVITHDVSLALQFPRQVTIKDGRIRDDSSRAHDRSWSEVLA is encoded by the coding sequence ATGATTCCCATCATCGAACTCCGCGGCGCCGAGCGCGCCTACGGCGAACCTCCGGTGCGGGCATGCGACGGCGTCGACCTCGAGGTGCATGCGGGGGAGCTCGTCGCCATCGTGGGGCCCAGCGGATCGGGAAAGTCGACACTGTTGAACCTCATCGGCACTCTCGACCGTCCGACAGGTGGCACCGTGAGAATCGGCGGGGCAGACGTGCAGACCCTGAGCGATCAAGACCTCTCGGCACTGCGCGGGCACCAGATCGGATTCGTCTTCCAGCAGTTTCACCTGAGTGATGGTGTGACCGCAGTCGACAATGTCGCCGACGGGCTGCTCTACCTGGGCACGCCGCGGCACCTGCGACGAGAGCGTGCGCGTCACGCGCTCGACCGTGTGGGCCTCGGCCACCGTCATGATCACAAGCCCCATCAGCTGTCGGGTGGTGAGCGGCAACGGGTCGCGATCGCCCGAGCTCTGGTCGGGGACCCGATCCTGCTGCTGGCAGACGAGCCGACAGGAAACCTCGACTCCGAGTCGGGCGCTGCCATCGTCGAGCTCCTCAAGAAGCTCAACGCCCAAGGTGCGACCGTGGTCGTCATCACGCACGATGTGTCGCTCGCCCTGCAGTTCCCTCGGCAGGTCACGATCAAAGACGGTCGCATCCGTGACGACTCGTCCCGAGCGCACGACCGATCGTGGAGCGAGGTGCTCGCATGA
- a CDS encoding L-idonate 5-dehydrogenase → MKSLVIHGKEDIRWEDRDAPEPREGEVRLRVAFVGICGSDLHYYFHGANGEYTIREPLVPGHELSGVVDLDPSGRLAPGTPVTVHPARYGVSVPGLEERPHLRPGGDYLGSAAANPHRQGGASELLIVEDHMIRVLPEGLPLERAALAEPLAVALHAVSLAGDITGRRVLVIGAGPIGLLVVAAAVHAGAAVVGASDVRPEPLDRARSLGASELALVGRDTIENESYDVVFECSGVGVALTQAVRAARRTGTIVQVGMLPNTDTGVNLAPMLAKELTIRGAFRFSTEIDDAVRMLAESDALDPVISHVIPASDAVRAFDVARDSSASAKVLLSL, encoded by the coding sequence ATGAAGTCGCTCGTCATCCACGGCAAGGAAGACATCCGCTGGGAGGACCGGGATGCCCCGGAGCCTCGCGAGGGCGAGGTGCGCCTGCGGGTCGCCTTCGTCGGCATCTGCGGATCCGACCTGCACTACTACTTCCACGGCGCCAACGGCGAGTACACGATCCGCGAGCCCCTGGTCCCCGGCCATGAGCTCTCCGGGGTCGTCGACCTCGACCCGTCCGGCCGCCTCGCACCCGGCACGCCCGTCACGGTGCACCCGGCACGGTACGGCGTCTCGGTTCCCGGCCTGGAGGAGCGCCCGCACCTGCGCCCCGGCGGCGACTACCTCGGCAGCGCCGCAGCGAACCCGCACCGTCAGGGCGGAGCCTCCGAGCTGCTGATCGTCGAGGACCACATGATCCGCGTGCTGCCCGAGGGCCTTCCCCTGGAGCGCGCCGCCCTCGCCGAGCCGCTGGCCGTCGCCCTGCACGCCGTGAGCCTGGCGGGTGACATCACCGGCCGACGTGTGCTCGTGATCGGCGCCGGTCCCATCGGCCTCCTCGTCGTCGCGGCCGCCGTGCATGCGGGCGCCGCGGTCGTCGGAGCGAGCGATGTGCGCCCCGAGCCGCTCGACCGTGCCCGGTCTCTCGGAGCATCCGAGCTCGCCCTCGTCGGTCGCGACACCATCGAGAACGAGTCGTACGACGTGGTGTTCGAATGCTCCGGCGTCGGCGTCGCCCTCACGCAGGCCGTCCGTGCCGCGCGCCGCACCGGCACGATCGTCCAGGTCGGAATGCTGCCGAACACCGACACCGGGGTGAACCTCGCCCCGATGCTGGCGAAGGAGCTCACGATCCGCGGTGCCTTCCGCTTCTCCACCGAGATCGATGACGCGGTGCGGATGCTCGCCGAGTCCGACGCCCTCGACCCGGTCATCTCGCACGTCATCCCGGCCTCCGATGCGGTCCGGGCGTTCGACGTGGCCCGCGACTCCTCCGCCTCCGCGAAGGTCCTCCTGTCCCTCTGA
- a CDS encoding GntR family transcriptional regulator — MSNRAIDKNVLGDSIFVRVLGDIIAMRYQPGQRLNVDSIAEEFGVSRTPVREALLRLAATRFVEVVRNSRTQIAEWDADDIRDRLEVTGRLVRLVLVDPRLDVAALSAPMARVAPGSNCCADVQLFLDLASAIVESGVNRVAGYVLLELITPIRIFFQPEVLRAHGLDVSSSDDERHTLIDAAIDAAHRGDAAIADQHLGRYISALAGVTSPRNGVSAYPTPNTTAVEAAGLALRAVQ; from the coding sequence GTGAGTAACCGTGCGATCGACAAGAACGTCCTTGGCGACTCGATCTTCGTGCGCGTCTTGGGCGACATCATCGCGATGCGCTATCAGCCCGGTCAGCGGCTAAACGTTGATTCGATCGCTGAGGAGTTCGGTGTCTCCCGCACACCCGTACGTGAGGCGCTGCTCCGTCTGGCGGCCACCCGCTTCGTCGAGGTGGTGCGCAACAGCCGCACGCAGATCGCGGAGTGGGACGCGGATGACATCCGCGACCGCCTCGAGGTCACCGGGCGTCTGGTGCGACTCGTGCTCGTCGACCCACGGCTCGATGTCGCGGCGCTCAGCGCTCCCATGGCTCGCGTCGCCCCGGGGTCAAACTGCTGTGCCGATGTGCAGCTGTTCCTCGACCTTGCGTCGGCGATCGTCGAGAGCGGCGTCAACCGCGTCGCCGGCTACGTGCTGCTCGAGCTGATCACCCCGATCCGGATCTTCTTTCAGCCCGAGGTGCTCCGCGCCCACGGCCTCGACGTCTCGTCGTCCGACGACGAGCGACACACCTTGATCGATGCCGCCATCGACGCTGCACATCGCGGCGATGCGGCCATCGCCGACCAGCACCTCGGTCGGTACATCTCTGCGCTTGCCGGCGTCACCTCGCCGCGCAATGGGGTATCGGCCTATCCGACCCCGAACACCACTGCTGTCGAGGCTGCAGGGCTCGCTCTGCGTGCTGTGCAGTGA
- a CDS encoding sensor histidine kinase, with the protein MLIVTVFMRTVPAYATVSSDGVHSIYVSPMQEGEPAQTVDGLVLNSPLAILNASFVVSLVVLAVLIAAGAAVAWVISGKMLEPLQAINRAAKLASTGSLDHRVGLRGPKDELHDLSDTFDLMLGRLDDAFESHKRFAANASHELRTPLAATETMLEVALSDPDISVNELRFVADRVLETNRRNAQTVEALLALAQVGAHPVDPQPVDLEWVVQDSVAAVAEEAEAMGVDVISVLRDCTIVGDEVLLRQALTNLLTNAVRHNEEGGLVEVTLTRGRDEAHLRIENTGAMLTSARIEQLREPFARGTGRVAGNGSRTRGHGLGLAIATTAIEGQGGTLDLTPRHGGGLVAHVTLPDTPFR; encoded by the coding sequence GTGCTGATCGTCACGGTGTTCATGCGCACGGTCCCTGCTTACGCCACTGTGAGCTCTGACGGCGTGCACTCGATCTATGTCTCGCCGATGCAAGAAGGGGAGCCTGCGCAGACCGTGGATGGTCTCGTGCTCAACTCGCCTCTGGCGATCTTGAACGCCTCGTTCGTCGTCTCGCTCGTCGTGCTGGCTGTGCTCATCGCCGCCGGCGCGGCGGTGGCGTGGGTGATCTCAGGGAAGATGCTCGAGCCGCTGCAGGCCATCAACCGGGCCGCGAAGCTCGCCAGCACGGGGTCACTCGATCATCGGGTGGGGCTCCGAGGACCGAAAGACGAGCTGCATGACCTCTCCGACACTTTCGACCTGATGCTCGGGCGGCTCGATGATGCCTTCGAGTCGCACAAGCGCTTCGCGGCGAATGCCTCCCACGAACTGCGCACTCCGCTCGCCGCGACCGAGACGATGCTCGAAGTCGCACTCTCCGATCCCGACATCAGCGTCAACGAGCTTCGCTTCGTCGCCGACCGGGTGCTCGAGACCAACCGCCGCAATGCCCAGACGGTCGAAGCCCTGCTCGCTCTGGCACAGGTCGGGGCGCACCCAGTGGATCCGCAACCCGTCGACCTGGAGTGGGTGGTTCAGGACTCGGTCGCTGCGGTCGCAGAGGAAGCGGAAGCGATGGGCGTCGACGTGATCTCAGTGCTGCGGGACTGCACGATCGTCGGCGATGAAGTACTCCTCCGTCAGGCACTCACCAACTTGCTGACGAACGCCGTACGGCACAACGAAGAGGGTGGCCTCGTCGAGGTGACACTCACCCGGGGCAGAGACGAGGCCCACCTGCGCATCGAGAACACCGGGGCGATGCTGACATCCGCGCGCATCGAGCAGCTGCGGGAACCTTTCGCTCGCGGCACCGGGCGGGTCGCTGGCAACGGCTCGCGGACTCGCGGGCATGGTCTCGGTCTGGCCATCGCGACGACCGCGATCGAAGGGCAAGGCGGAACGCTGGATTTGACGCCCCGTCACGGCGGCGGACTCGTCGCTCATGTGACGCTGCCGGATACCCCGTTCCGCTGA
- a CDS encoding ABC transporter permease: protein MLSALGIAIGIGAMIAVVGISTSSQAQLAAQLDALGTNLLTAEANTSLIGDDTKLPVNTIPKARSMSGADGASGTGKLGQKIYRSELINESANGGISVLAADLDLLEVTATDIAAGDWLNEATSDFPGVVLGADAAANLGVHTPGTQVWLGGQYFTVLGILEPSVLAPELDLAALIGIGVATTEFDYDGSPTTVYLRVDEETIDETRDLLPATVNPQAPEEVAVSRPSDALAAKNAADDAFTGLLVGLGSIALLVGGIGVANTMIISVLERRREIGLRRALGATRAHIRRQFLAEALLLSALGGVMGSVFGVAVVAIVGATNGWPFSVPPELFGAAIGSTLGIGAIAGLYPAARAARTPPTAALSV from the coding sequence GTGCTATCCGCCCTGGGCATCGCCATCGGCATCGGTGCGATGATCGCGGTCGTCGGCATCTCGACCTCCAGCCAAGCGCAGCTCGCCGCCCAGCTCGACGCGCTGGGCACGAACCTGCTGACGGCGGAGGCGAACACCTCGCTGATCGGGGATGACACGAAGCTGCCGGTCAACACCATCCCCAAGGCGCGCAGCATGTCCGGCGCCGATGGTGCGAGCGGCACCGGCAAGCTCGGGCAGAAGATCTACCGGAGCGAGCTCATCAACGAGTCGGCGAACGGCGGAATCTCCGTCCTCGCGGCGGATCTCGACCTGCTCGAGGTCACCGCGACCGACATCGCCGCGGGGGACTGGCTGAACGAAGCCACGTCCGACTTTCCCGGAGTCGTCCTCGGGGCCGACGCTGCCGCGAATCTCGGGGTGCACACTCCCGGTACACAGGTATGGCTCGGGGGGCAGTACTTCACCGTGCTGGGCATCCTCGAACCATCGGTGCTCGCTCCCGAACTCGACCTCGCAGCGCTCATCGGGATCGGAGTCGCGACCACGGAGTTCGACTATGACGGCAGCCCCACCACGGTCTACCTGCGTGTGGATGAAGAGACGATCGACGAGACACGCGATCTGCTCCCCGCCACGGTCAACCCGCAGGCGCCGGAGGAAGTCGCGGTCTCCCGGCCCTCGGATGCGCTCGCCGCGAAGAACGCCGCAGACGATGCGTTCACCGGGCTGCTCGTCGGGCTCGGATCCATCGCGCTGCTGGTCGGCGGGATCGGGGTGGCGAACACGATGATCATCTCGGTGCTCGAACGGCGTCGAGAGATCGGGCTGCGCCGGGCGCTCGGCGCGACGCGCGCGCACATCCGCCGACAGTTCCTGGCCGAGGCACTTCTGCTGTCCGCGCTGGGCGGTGTCATGGGATCCGTGTTCGGGGTCGCAGTGGTCGCGATCGTCGGGGCGACGAACGGGTGGCCGTTCTCGGTGCCGCCCGAACTTTTCGGAGCGGCGATCGGGTCGACTCTCGGGATTGGAGCGATCGCCGGCCTGTATCCGGCGGCACGGGCGGCCAGGACGCCACCGACTGCTGCGCTGAGCGTGTGA
- a CDS encoding LacI family DNA-binding transcriptional regulator: MAATLTDVAKRAGVSIATASRAFGEPDRLAPTTRERVLEAAADLGYANPQAGTATRTIGVMVPDVANPVYGKLLKAIQGQAWHGRHRIVLFDADEDLRREREQIEQGRKLDGMLLCSPRLPDEEVIALIGGTPAVVVNRQIDGVPCVLMDAEHGPAQAIEHLVALGHQHIAYASGPLGSWADARRFDTIASACERHGIRLTRLSHHAASIQGGRAAAALAAASGATAVVAYNDLVAIGLEAGMLELGRTCPDDVSIVGIDDIDLAGAVTPGLTTVQMPIERSGALGVDLLLQSISGVVVGEVATLASQLIVRASTAAPRA; the protein is encoded by the coding sequence GTGGCAGCGACATTGACGGACGTGGCGAAGCGGGCAGGCGTGTCCATCGCCACCGCATCCCGTGCCTTCGGTGAGCCCGACCGCCTCGCGCCGACCACCCGCGAACGCGTGCTCGAAGCCGCGGCCGACCTGGGATACGCGAACCCGCAGGCCGGCACCGCCACGCGCACCATCGGCGTGATGGTGCCCGACGTGGCGAACCCCGTCTACGGCAAGCTGCTCAAGGCGATTCAGGGGCAGGCGTGGCACGGCCGTCACCGCATCGTGCTGTTCGACGCCGATGAGGATCTGCGGCGCGAGCGGGAGCAGATCGAGCAGGGCCGCAAGCTCGACGGCATGCTGCTGTGCTCTCCGCGACTGCCCGACGAAGAGGTGATCGCCCTGATCGGCGGCACCCCCGCGGTCGTCGTGAACCGGCAGATCGACGGCGTCCCCTGTGTGCTCATGGATGCCGAGCACGGGCCGGCGCAGGCGATCGAGCACCTCGTCGCCCTCGGGCATCAGCACATCGCCTACGCCTCCGGTCCGCTCGGATCCTGGGCCGATGCGCGCCGTTTCGACACCATCGCCTCGGCGTGCGAGCGCCACGGCATCCGTCTCACCCGGCTGAGCCACCACGCGGCCTCGATCCAGGGCGGGCGTGCCGCGGCCGCGCTCGCCGCAGCCAGCGGGGCGACCGCCGTCGTCGCCTACAACGACCTCGTCGCGATCGGCCTGGAGGCCGGGATGCTCGAGCTCGGGCGCACCTGCCCCGACGACGTCAGCATCGTCGGCATCGACGACATCGACCTCGCCGGTGCGGTCACGCCGGGTCTGACGACCGTGCAGATGCCGATCGAACGCAGCGGTGCCCTGGGTGTGGATCTGCTGCTGCAGTCGATCTCGGGTGTCGTCGTCGGCGAGGTCGCGACGCTCGCCTCGCAGCTGATCGTGCGGGCTTCGACGGCGGCGCCGCGCGCGTAG
- a CDS encoding PhzF family phenazine biosynthesis protein — protein sequence MERRFRQVDVFGDGTCTGNPVAVVLDAEGLDDDELRRFSVWSNLSECTFVLPPTTPDADYRVRIFSLHTEFPFAGHPTLGTARAWLDAGGVPSDPTLLVQECAAGLIPIRIDAELLAFRSPPRTRSGTVAPEDLAAVIGILGVDPARVVGAEWLDNGPGWVGVLLDSADTVLALRPDASRHPGRWDIGVIGPHSPGAEASFEVRAFFTEGDEPLREDPVTGSLNGAAAEWLLATGRATAPYLSGQGTAMGRRGRVRIDQDGAGVWVGGRANVVISGSVII from the coding sequence ATGGAACGCCGCTTTCGACAGGTCGATGTGTTCGGCGACGGAACCTGCACCGGCAACCCCGTCGCGGTGGTGCTCGATGCGGAAGGGCTCGACGACGACGAGCTCCGACGCTTCTCGGTGTGGTCGAACCTGTCCGAGTGCACGTTCGTGCTGCCGCCGACGACCCCGGATGCGGACTACCGCGTGCGGATCTTCAGCCTCCACACCGAATTCCCCTTCGCCGGTCACCCCACACTCGGCACTGCACGGGCATGGCTGGACGCTGGCGGGGTGCCCTCCGACCCGACACTGCTCGTGCAGGAATGCGCGGCCGGCCTGATCCCCATCCGCATCGACGCCGAGCTTCTCGCGTTCCGCTCCCCGCCTCGCACGCGGTCGGGCACCGTCGCGCCCGAGGACCTTGCCGCAGTCATCGGCATCCTCGGCGTCGACCCTGCGCGCGTGGTCGGCGCCGAATGGCTCGACAACGGCCCCGGCTGGGTCGGCGTGCTCCTGGACAGCGCGGATACCGTCCTCGCTCTGCGCCCCGACGCATCCCGCCACCCTGGCCGCTGGGACATCGGCGTAATCGGCCCGCACTCCCCCGGCGCGGAAGCATCGTTCGAGGTGAGGGCCTTCTTCACCGAGGGAGACGAACCGCTTCGCGAAGACCCGGTCACCGGGAGCCTGAACGGCGCCGCTGCCGAATGGCTGCTCGCCACAGGCCGCGCCACCGCCCCGTACCTCAGTGGCCAAGGAACAGCGATGGGCCGCCGCGGCCGAGTTCGCATCGACCAGGATGGGGCGGGCGTCTGGGTCGGCGGACGAGCGAACGTGGTCATCTCGGGCTCGGTCATCATCTAG
- a CDS encoding mannitol dehydrogenase family protein yields the protein MTINADLRILARATPATTAPLVSPAGAGILHLGLGSFHRAHQAMYTAAAMQRDGGDWGIIGVASRSRTVVDAMHAQDLLYSVATISPAGTSLAIPGVHTDAFVGAAQPERVVAHIADASIRIVTLTVTENGYSYSPATEHLDLDDPTVRADLQGGAPHSTIGQLARGLQARAAAGGEPLSVLSCDNLAANGKHTEKLVREFLQALPSGEASEALAFLDRAVTFPSSMVDRIVPSTTAQLRDEVATLLGAQDAIPVPGEPFTMWAIEDRFAGGRPAWEAGGAVFTDEVGRYEQMKVRLLNGTHSLIAYLGALRGVGTIPEAIGSERIADAARAVMRAEYEPSVEVPTGVDIRAYETELFERWGNSALGHRTSQVGSDGSVKLRQRIPEPALLALGDGRMPHLIALTVAGYLSCLAPLDGFDPGAHAATMTDPARDRLASLAATARDGSRLARGVIGELRLFGAELAHEDAFIDRVGELVDTIRRHGVDAAISDALSATPTTTKEGRR from the coding sequence ATGACGATCAACGCCGATCTCCGGATCCTGGCCCGCGCCACCCCCGCGACCACCGCTCCGCTGGTCTCCCCCGCAGGCGCCGGCATCCTGCACCTCGGCCTGGGCAGCTTCCACCGTGCGCACCAGGCGATGTACACCGCCGCGGCGATGCAGCGCGACGGCGGCGACTGGGGCATCATCGGCGTCGCCTCCCGCTCGCGCACCGTCGTCGACGCGATGCACGCCCAGGACCTCCTCTACTCGGTCGCCACGATCTCCCCCGCCGGCACCTCGCTCGCGATCCCGGGCGTCCACACCGATGCGTTCGTCGGCGCCGCCCAGCCCGAGCGCGTGGTCGCGCACATCGCCGACGCGAGCATCCGCATCGTCACCCTCACCGTGACCGAGAACGGCTACAGCTACTCCCCCGCCACCGAGCACCTCGACCTGGACGACCCGACGGTGCGCGCCGACCTGCAGGGCGGAGCCCCGCACTCGACCATCGGCCAGCTCGCCCGCGGCCTCCAGGCCCGTGCAGCCGCCGGCGGCGAACCCCTCTCCGTGCTCAGCTGCGACAACCTCGCCGCCAACGGCAAGCACACCGAGAAGCTGGTCCGCGAGTTCCTGCAAGCGCTGCCCTCCGGCGAAGCCTCCGAGGCCCTCGCGTTCCTCGACCGCGCCGTGACCTTCCCCTCGAGCATGGTCGACCGCATCGTCCCCTCGACCACGGCGCAGCTGCGCGACGAGGTCGCGACCCTGCTCGGCGCGCAGGACGCGATCCCCGTCCCCGGCGAGCCCTTCACCATGTGGGCCATCGAAGACCGCTTCGCCGGCGGCCGCCCCGCATGGGAGGCCGGCGGCGCGGTGTTCACCGACGAGGTCGGTCGCTACGAGCAGATGAAGGTGCGCCTGCTCAACGGCACCCACTCCCTCATCGCCTACCTCGGCGCCCTCCGCGGCGTCGGCACGATCCCCGAGGCCATCGGGAGCGAGCGGATCGCGGATGCCGCGCGCGCCGTCATGCGCGCCGAGTACGAGCCCTCGGTCGAGGTGCCCACGGGCGTCGACATCCGCGCCTACGAGACGGAGCTGTTCGAACGCTGGGGCAACAGCGCCCTCGGCCACCGCACCAGCCAGGTCGGCTCCGACGGCTCGGTCAAGCTGCGCCAGCGCATCCCCGAGCCGGCTCTCCTGGCCCTCGGCGATGGGCGCATGCCGCACCTCATCGCCCTCACCGTCGCCGGGTACCTCTCCTGCCTCGCTCCGCTCGACGGGTTCGACCCCGGCGCGCACGCGGCCACGATGACCGACCCGGCCCGCGACCGTCTCGCGAGCCTCGCAGCGACCGCCCGCGACGGCTCCCGACTGGCCCGAGGGGTCATCGGCGAGTTGCGCCTCTTCGGCGCCGAGCTCGCACACGAAGACGCCTTCATCGACCGGGTCGGCGAGCTGGTCGACACGATCCGCCGTCACGGCGTCGACGCCGCGATCTCGGATGCCCTCTCCGCCACCCCCACCACCACGAAGGAGGGACGACGATGA
- a CDS encoding response regulator transcription factor codes for MRALIVEDEVYLAEAIQAGLRREMIAVDVVHDGNSAVEYLSVNDYDIVLLDRDLPGLHGDDVCEWVTANRPECRVLMLTAAHSLGDKVEGFEKGADDYLAKPFAFPELMARLRALGRRGGASHPPVLQAYGVRLDTFRREAYREERLIRLANKEFAVLELLMTADGGVLSAETLLEKAWDENADPFTNTVRVTLSNLRKRLGAPALIHTVVGAGYRFGAAE; via the coding sequence ATGCGTGCACTCATCGTTGAGGACGAGGTCTACCTGGCAGAGGCCATCCAAGCCGGGCTCAGGCGCGAGATGATCGCGGTCGACGTCGTCCATGACGGCAACTCCGCTGTCGAATACCTGTCCGTGAATGACTACGACATCGTGCTCCTGGACCGCGACCTGCCCGGCCTGCACGGCGACGACGTCTGCGAATGGGTGACCGCCAATCGCCCGGAGTGCCGCGTGCTGATGCTCACGGCGGCTCACTCGCTCGGCGACAAGGTCGAGGGGTTCGAGAAGGGGGCGGATGACTACCTCGCAAAGCCCTTCGCGTTCCCGGAACTCATGGCACGGCTTCGTGCTCTGGGCAGACGCGGTGGGGCTTCTCATCCGCCGGTGTTGCAGGCCTATGGCGTCCGCCTCGACACATTCCGTCGCGAGGCATACCGAGAGGAACGCCTGATCCGGCTGGCGAACAAGGAGTTCGCCGTCCTCGAGCTTCTGATGACCGCGGACGGCGGCGTGCTGAGCGCGGAGACGCTGCTCGAGAAGGCCTGGGATGAGAACGCCGACCCGTTCACGAACACCGTGCGTGTCACACTCTCCAACTTGCGCAAGCGTCTCGGGGCTCCCGCGCTGATCCACACCGTCGTCGGTGCCGGCTATCGGTTCGGAGCAGCGGAGTGA